One window of Verrucomicrobiia bacterium genomic DNA carries:
- a CDS encoding glycosyl hydrolase has product MRPWTRWWWMGSSVESNSLSADLEGLKAIGIGGVEITPIYGVAGREQQFVPYLSSRWTDLFAHTLAEAERLNLGVDMATGTGWPFGGPWIGAPHACKDVEFRTFQLKHGERLNEPVTLSAAPLIRAVGNQVYQLYGEILRPPGERVIGTAQNPQLLDSSPRIALERLRDPIADTPNLQTLALDQVKFPKPLPLQALIAYSKSGAVLDLTRRVDADGRLDWSAPQGEWTLYAVFQGWHGKMVERAGPGGEGNVIDHFSSAALNHYLDRFGHALARRDIRPLRAFFNDSYEVDDANGQADWTPRLFAEFRRRRGYDLREHLPALFGNASSEVNARILHDYRETISDLLLENFTQPWRQWAHRKDALVRNQAHGSPANILDLYAASDIPETEGTDILRLKFASSAAHVTGKRLASAEAATWLNEHFLSTLSDVKRALDLYFIGGVNHVCYHGTAYSPQDEPWPGWLFYAAVHFNARNSWWEDFGTLNQYVTRVQSVLQSGKHDNDVLLYFPIADAYAERGPDLLRHFDGMPRGSHIQKTAEELQAGGFAFDLVSDRQLQHVKFSRGKLRAGGGAYQAILVPECHWMPLDTMQRLIVLAKEGARIVFVNGLPADVPGLHQLDSRRAKFKALAANAAFTETSSGGVQAAEMGHGTLFATSSARAGLEASGVARETMVDAGLQFFRGINALGTFYFVANRGERAVADWIQLGRTAGSVALFDAMTGNIGLLPSKSSTGESNSAVYLELAPGESAILQTLSSSTADAAISFHIEAGESQELSGPWRVTFLRGGPELPGTIDLSKLQSWTEFGGDAGRKFSGTAEYFTRFSTSLDDAAAGLWLDLGEVADSAQVFWNGERLATLIGAPFRIFVPRSKVHSHNLLGIRVSNIMANRIADMDRNKVLWKKFYNVNFPARLAANRRNGVFDASDWEPLLSGLRGPVTLTPAQERVIGPARR; this is encoded by the coding sequence ATGCGCCCGTGGACCCGCTGGTGGTGGATGGGCAGCAGCGTGGAATCCAACAGCCTCTCAGCCGATCTCGAGGGGTTAAAGGCTATCGGCATCGGTGGCGTCGAAATCACGCCCATTTACGGCGTTGCAGGACGGGAGCAACAATTCGTCCCTTATCTTTCTTCCCGCTGGACGGACCTGTTCGCGCACACTCTGGCTGAAGCCGAAAGGCTCAACCTGGGCGTCGACATGGCGACTGGCACCGGCTGGCCGTTCGGCGGGCCATGGATCGGCGCACCCCATGCCTGCAAGGACGTTGAGTTCCGAACCTTTCAACTCAAGCACGGTGAACGGCTGAACGAACCCGTCACCTTGTCTGCCGCGCCGCTGATTCGCGCAGTGGGCAACCAGGTTTATCAACTCTATGGCGAAATCCTGCGCCCGCCCGGCGAGCGCGTCATCGGCACTGCGCAAAATCCGCAGCTCCTCGACAGTTCCCCGCGAATCGCTTTGGAACGACTGCGTGATCCAATTGCGGACACCCCAAACCTGCAGACACTCGCCCTCGATCAGGTCAAATTTCCCAAGCCATTGCCCCTTCAGGCGCTGATCGCCTACTCCAAGTCGGGGGCTGTCCTCGATCTCACCCGGCGCGTCGACGCGGACGGCCGGCTCGACTGGAGCGCCCCTCAAGGCGAATGGACTCTCTACGCAGTTTTCCAGGGCTGGCACGGCAAGATGGTTGAACGGGCCGGGCCGGGCGGCGAAGGCAACGTCATCGACCATTTTTCATCCGCTGCCCTCAACCATTATCTGGATCGATTCGGTCACGCCCTCGCCCGCCGCGATATCCGGCCGCTTCGAGCGTTCTTCAATGATTCGTATGAAGTGGACGACGCCAACGGACAGGCCGACTGGACGCCCCGCCTGTTTGCAGAATTCCGCCGCCGCCGCGGTTACGACTTGCGCGAACATCTGCCCGCATTGTTCGGAAACGCATCGTCCGAAGTGAATGCGCGGATACTGCACGATTATCGCGAAACGATTTCCGACCTTCTGTTGGAGAACTTCACGCAGCCGTGGCGGCAATGGGCGCATCGCAAGGACGCCCTGGTTCGCAATCAGGCGCATGGTTCGCCCGCAAATATCCTGGACCTGTATGCTGCAAGCGACATCCCTGAAACCGAGGGAACTGACATCCTTCGCCTCAAGTTCGCCAGCTCCGCAGCGCATGTAACCGGAAAACGCCTGGCGTCGGCAGAAGCGGCAACGTGGTTGAATGAGCATTTCCTCTCCACACTTTCGGATGTGAAGCGCGCGCTTGATCTCTACTTCATTGGAGGCGTTAATCACGTGTGTTATCACGGCACGGCGTACTCGCCCCAAGACGAACCCTGGCCGGGATGGCTGTTCTACGCTGCCGTTCATTTCAATGCGCGCAATTCATGGTGGGAGGATTTTGGCACCTTGAATCAATACGTCACGCGCGTCCAATCGGTGCTCCAAAGCGGCAAGCACGACAACGATGTGCTGCTGTATTTCCCGATAGCTGATGCATACGCGGAACGGGGTCCCGATTTGCTGAGACACTTCGACGGCATGCCGCGCGGCAGTCACATTCAGAAGACGGCGGAAGAACTGCAGGCGGGCGGGTTTGCCTTTGACTTGGTTTCAGATCGCCAACTGCAACACGTAAAGTTCTCGCGCGGAAAACTTCGCGCCGGCGGAGGCGCCTATCAGGCAATCCTTGTGCCCGAGTGCCACTGGATGCCGCTCGACACGATGCAACGATTGATCGTCCTCGCGAAAGAGGGCGCCCGGATCGTGTTTGTGAATGGATTGCCAGCTGACGTTCCCGGGCTGCACCAGCTGGATTCGCGGCGCGCAAAATTCAAAGCACTCGCAGCGAACGCCGCGTTCACTGAAACGAGCAGCGGTGGCGTGCAGGCCGCTGAAATGGGACACGGCACGCTCTTCGCAACATCATCCGCGCGCGCTGGCCTCGAAGCCTCGGGCGTCGCGCGGGAAACCATGGTGGATGCGGGCCTGCAATTTTTTAGGGGAATCAATGCCCTGGGAACATTTTATTTTGTCGCCAACCGCGGCGAACGTGCCGTCGCTGACTGGATTCAGCTGGGGAGAACTGCGGGCAGTGTAGCGTTGTTCGATGCCATGACTGGCAACATTGGCTTGCTGCCGTCGAAGAGTTCCACGGGCGAATCCAATTCTGCCGTTTACCTGGAGCTCGCGCCGGGCGAAAGCGCGATTCTCCAAACGCTGTCAAGCTCCACCGCCGATGCTGCGATCAGCTTTCACATCGAAGCCGGCGAGTCGCAGGAGTTGAGCGGCCCCTGGCGTGTGACCTTCCTGCGCGGCGGGCCGGAATTGCCGGGCACGATCGACCTGTCAAAGTTGCAGTCCTGGACTGAGTTCGGCGGAGATGCAGGGAGAAAGTTTTCTGGAACCGCCGAGTACTTCACTCGATTTAGCACATCCCTTGATGACGCCGCCGCGGGATTATGGCTCGACCTTGGCGAAGTCGCCGACAGCGCGCAGGTGTTTTGGAACGGTGAGCGCCTGGCAACCCTCATCGGAGCGCCCTTCCGCATTTTTGTTCCGCGTTCGAAGGTGCATTCACACAACCTTCTAGGGATCCGTGTATCGAATATCATGGCCAATCGCATTGCGGACATGGATCGAAACAAAGTTCTATGGAAGAAATTTTACAACGTAAACTTCCCCGCCCGGCTTGCGGCGAATCGCAGGAATGGGGTGTTCGACGCCTCGGATTGGGAACCCCTGCTCTCGGGATTACGCGGGCCAGTGACGCTCACTCCCGCCCAGGAGCGGGTGATCGGCCCCGCCCGACGCTGA
- a CDS encoding PEP-CTERM sorting domain-containing protein, with the protein MKLPITLSLAALCGVVAQSQAATLLNDTFADGARNDQNLPTSSQWYRGGVGTLDVVAPGGPLRGDLGAGATGSASWTTYFAGAGNAVVLANAGDTLRLTWQFSLTGIGAQNNSQNFRLAVVDTPDANRLAADGAPGNAAYAGYGMFMNLAPVLGNSNPYQLMERVDPNTASAMLSAGASWVGLGNGATTGNTGYVEGTQYTLTMEFMRNALDGLDITSTMSGGSLNNSGTATVSVSDATPNSFSFDTFSIRPSNATGAAQIFDTGRLTVEFIPVPEPSAFALVGLGLAGLAIRRSRRA; encoded by the coding sequence ATGAAACTCCCGATTACCCTGTCACTTGCGGCGCTTTGCGGCGTCGTCGCACAAAGCCAGGCTGCGACCCTTCTCAATGACACATTCGCCGACGGCGCGCGCAACGATCAGAATCTCCCCACGTCTTCGCAATGGTATCGCGGCGGCGTTGGCACGCTGGATGTGGTCGCTCCTGGTGGTCCATTGCGCGGCGACCTCGGCGCGGGAGCAACCGGCTCCGCGTCCTGGACAACTTACTTCGCCGGCGCAGGCAACGCGGTCGTGCTCGCGAATGCTGGCGATACGCTGCGTCTCACGTGGCAATTCAGTCTTACGGGAATCGGCGCTCAGAACAACAGCCAGAATTTCCGTTTGGCGGTGGTGGATACGCCCGATGCTAATCGACTCGCGGCTGACGGAGCACCTGGAAACGCCGCGTACGCGGGTTACGGAATGTTCATGAATCTCGCGCCCGTGCTGGGCAACTCGAATCCTTACCAGCTCATGGAGCGCGTTGATCCAAACACCGCGTCAGCCATGCTTTCAGCAGGTGCTTCCTGGGTCGGCTTGGGCAATGGCGCTACTACCGGGAATACAGGCTACGTCGAAGGCACGCAATACACGCTGACAATGGAATTTATGCGCAATGCCCTGGATGGCCTGGATATCACCTCCACCATGTCGGGTGGCAGCTTGAACAACTCGGGCACCGCGACGGTGAGTGTTTCGGATGCAACGCCAAACAGCTTCAGCTTCGATACATTCTCGATTCGCCCTTCGAACGCGACAGGTGCAGCCCAGATATTCGATACAGGGCGATTGACCGTCGAGTTCATCCCGGTGCCTGAGCCGAGCGCTTTCGCCCTGGTTGGCCTTGGGTTGGCTGGTCTTGCGATTCGCCGCTCGCGCAGGGCATAA
- a CDS encoding glycoside hydrolase family 88 protein — MKLMRVLKCCCLLPAALALSLANAADFPSQFKGATPLEWSIRMAQSEMERRGDNLAWKEGGRAKWDYTAGLFTESLLTLHTLHPDPRYVEFSKRTIGSFVKPDGGIQGYKLEDYNIDNINPGKTVITLWERTQEERYRKCAELLRNQLKTHPRTSDGGFWHKQRYPNQMWLDGLFMGAPFYAEYAKLFNEPAAFDDVAKQFRLIVKHTYDSKSGLFYHGWDESREQDWASKTTGTSSNFWGRGLGWFSMALVDVLDFLPQEHPGRADILKSLKLVADGIVRHQDPASGLWWQVMDQGGREGNYLEATAATMFTYTLAKAINEGYLPRDPYLQPLLKGYSGLIERLLKVEANGKVSLTQCCSVAGLGYGRDGSYAYYLREPIVNNDLKGVGPLILGGIQMQRLLGLPMRAEWKGLGSGGAAASILTNEWKLADEILARIQAPVFPNREFSIVGFGAKSDGQSDSSDAIRNAIDACVKAGGGRVVVPAGMYLTGPIELKSRVNLHLDGGATLLFKKDPAAFLPAVLSRYEGMDCWNYSPLIYAIDQENIAVTGDGVLDGQADHETWWPWKGQAKHGWKTGGPQQKAARDRLIKMVENNVPVDERRFGEGDYLRPSFIHPYRCRNVLIEGVRIRRSPMWEIHPALCTNVIVRGVDIVTHGPNNDGCNPEASRDVLIEDCLFDTGDDCIAIKSGRNNDGRRVGLASENIIIRNCTMKDGHGGVVIGSEISGGCRNVFVENCEMDSPNLDRVLRFKSNAVRGGLVENIFMRNIRVGRVADAILQIDFVYEEGAKGSHRPVVRNVVMENITSRETPRVLNVVGIPNGEISNVRVVNSAFGNVQRPDVIREATDVKLVDCVVENAGAAAAKAD, encoded by the coding sequence ATGAAGCTGATGCGAGTCCTGAAATGCTGTTGTCTGCTCCCCGCCGCTCTTGCACTGTCCCTGGCCAATGCAGCCGATTTTCCCAGCCAATTCAAAGGCGCAACGCCGCTGGAGTGGTCGATTCGCATGGCGCAGTCGGAAATGGAACGGCGCGGCGACAATCTTGCGTGGAAGGAAGGCGGCCGCGCCAAATGGGATTACACGGCGGGGCTTTTCACGGAGTCGCTGCTGACGCTGCACACGCTGCATCCCGATCCCCGCTACGTGGAGTTCAGCAAGCGCACGATCGGTTCGTTTGTGAAACCTGACGGCGGCATTCAGGGTTACAAGCTCGAGGATTATAACATCGACAACATCAATCCCGGAAAAACCGTCATCACGCTCTGGGAACGCACGCAGGAAGAGCGCTACAGAAAGTGCGCTGAGTTGCTGCGCAACCAATTAAAGACGCATCCGCGGACGAGCGATGGCGGGTTCTGGCACAAGCAACGGTATCCAAACCAGATGTGGCTCGATGGCCTCTTCATGGGGGCGCCGTTTTACGCTGAATACGCGAAGCTCTTCAATGAACCCGCGGCGTTCGACGATGTGGCGAAGCAGTTCAGGTTGATCGTGAAGCACACCTACGATTCGAAGAGCGGCCTCTTCTATCACGGTTGGGATGAAAGCAGGGAGCAGGATTGGGCCAGCAAGACGACGGGAACTTCGTCCAATTTCTGGGGTCGCGGGCTGGGTTGGTTTTCAATGGCGCTCGTGGACGTTCTTGATTTTCTGCCGCAGGAACATCCCGGGCGCGCAGATATTCTGAAATCGCTGAAGCTCGTTGCCGACGGCATCGTCCGGCATCAGGACCCCGCGAGCGGTCTGTGGTGGCAGGTGATGGACCAGGGCGGCAGGGAGGGAAATTATCTCGAGGCAACGGCCGCGACGATGTTCACCTACACTTTGGCGAAGGCGATCAACGAAGGCTATCTGCCGCGCGACCCGTACCTGCAGCCGCTGCTGAAAGGTTACAGCGGGCTGATAGAACGGCTGCTCAAAGTGGAGGCGAATGGAAAAGTATCGCTCACCCAATGCTGCTCGGTGGCGGGACTCGGTTACGGACGCGATGGATCGTACGCGTATTATCTTCGCGAGCCGATCGTGAATAATGATCTCAAGGGCGTCGGGCCATTGATCCTTGGAGGAATCCAGATGCAGCGGCTGCTTGGGTTGCCCATGCGCGCAGAGTGGAAAGGCCTGGGCTCAGGCGGCGCGGCAGCAAGTATTCTCACAAATGAATGGAAGCTGGCCGACGAGATTCTTGCGCGCATTCAGGCGCCTGTTTTTCCGAATCGTGAATTCTCCATCGTCGGTTTTGGCGCGAAGTCCGATGGGCAATCGGATTCCTCTGATGCGATCCGCAACGCCATTGACGCATGCGTGAAGGCGGGCGGCGGGCGCGTCGTGGTTCCTGCCGGGATGTACCTGACGGGGCCAATTGAATTGAAGAGCCGCGTGAATCTGCATCTCGATGGCGGCGCGACGCTGTTGTTCAAGAAAGACCCCGCCGCATTCCTCCCAGCAGTGTTGTCACGTTACGAAGGAATGGATTGCTGGAATTACTCGCCGCTCATCTATGCCATCGACCAGGAAAACATTGCCGTCACCGGCGATGGCGTGTTGGACGGGCAGGCGGATCACGAAACGTGGTGGCCGTGGAAAGGGCAGGCGAAGCATGGATGGAAAACGGGCGGACCGCAGCAGAAAGCCGCCCGGGATCGGCTGATCAAAATGGTCGAGAACAACGTGCCCGTCGACGAACGCCGTTTCGGCGAGGGCGATTACCTGAGGCCCAGTTTTATTCATCCATATCGCTGCCGCAACGTGCTGATCGAAGGCGTGCGCATTCGCCGATCCCCCATGTGGGAAATTCATCCAGCGCTCTGCACCAACGTGATCGTGCGGGGTGTCGACATCGTGACGCACGGGCCGAACAACGACGGCTGCAATCCTGAAGCTTCGCGCGATGTGCTGATCGAAGATTGCCTGTTCGACACGGGCGATGATTGCATCGCGATCAAGTCGGGACGCAACAACGATGGACGGCGTGTTGGTTTGGCCTCGGAGAACATCATCATTCGCAACTGCACGATGAAGGATGGACACGGTGGCGTGGTGATTGGCAGCGAGATTTCGGGCGGCTGCCGAAATGTCTTTGTCGAGAACTGCGAAATGGACAGCCCGAACCTGGATCGTGTGCTGCGGTTCAAATCCAACGCCGTGCGCGGTGGGCTCGTGGAGAACATCTTCATGCGCAATATCCGCGTTGGCCGCGTGGCTGATGCGATCCTGCAGATTGACTTCGTGTACGAGGAAGGCGCGAAAGGCAGCCATCGGCCGGTTGTTCGGAATGTCGTGATGGAAAACATTACGAGCCGGGAAACGCCGCGCGTGTTGAACGTGGTGGGGATTCCGAATGGCGAGATCAGCAACGTGCGTGTCGTGAATTCAGCCTTCGGCAACGTGCAGCGACCCGACGTGATCAGGGAGGCGACGGATGTGAAACTGGTCGACTGCGTGGTTGAGAACGCGGGTGCTGCGGCAGCGAAGGCGGATTAA
- a CDS encoding XylR family transcriptional regulator, with the protein MHKRRKRVLTALGWYDYRVHRGIERYAQEHDWHLSANFAREKIIPWGWDGDGILAWLGAGDDLAEFVVHAKKPTVDLSCRRPHLKFPRVLEDHAHAAKMAAEHFLSRGFRNFLFYSESDNWSYEERGQGFVAALREAGHACAWIRWHQSPAYRVDREQWSRKRSWIAAQMRRATKPLAVFAANDEHALDVLECCQSAGITVPEQVAIVGAENYLLAPDAMLTPISSVDTNLEQLGYTGAALLDRLMHGGEPPDQPIRVPAATLITRKSSDLLAVNHKGVANSLRFIWEHCHEPISVKDLVGVAAMSRRGLHKAFLENLGRTPGQELQRMRIERAKRLLTETDQKVEIVAGMCGFQSANSFCVAFKQASGVSPKQFRTASYH; encoded by the coding sequence ATGCACAAACGCCGCAAGCGGGTGCTTACCGCGCTCGGATGGTACGATTACCGGGTGCATCGCGGAATCGAACGCTATGCGCAGGAACACGACTGGCACCTCTCCGCCAATTTCGCACGGGAAAAAATTATTCCCTGGGGATGGGATGGCGATGGCATCCTCGCATGGCTCGGCGCCGGCGATGACCTCGCCGAATTTGTCGTTCATGCCAAAAAACCAACCGTAGACCTGAGCTGCCGGCGTCCGCATCTCAAGTTTCCCCGCGTCCTCGAAGATCATGCACATGCTGCAAAAATGGCGGCGGAACATTTTCTTTCACGGGGGTTTCGGAACTTCCTTTTCTACAGCGAGTCGGACAATTGGTCCTATGAGGAACGCGGCCAGGGATTTGTCGCCGCGTTGAGGGAAGCGGGCCACGCGTGCGCCTGGATTCGATGGCATCAGTCACCGGCCTATCGCGTGGATCGCGAGCAATGGAGCCGCAAGCGCAGCTGGATTGCCGCGCAGATGCGCCGGGCGACCAAACCGCTCGCAGTGTTCGCCGCCAACGACGAACACGCTCTGGACGTGCTGGAATGCTGCCAGTCCGCGGGCATCACCGTTCCTGAACAGGTTGCAATCGTGGGCGCCGAGAACTATCTGCTCGCGCCCGACGCCATGCTGACTCCGATCTCGAGTGTCGACACAAACCTTGAGCAACTCGGCTATACAGGCGCTGCGTTGTTGGACAGGCTGATGCACGGTGGAGAACCTCCCGACCAGCCGATCCGCGTTCCGGCCGCCACATTGATTACGCGCAAAAGCAGCGATCTTCTGGCCGTGAATCACAAGGGAGTCGCGAACAGCCTCCGCTTCATTTGGGAGCATTGCCATGAGCCAATCAGCGTGAAGGATCTTGTCGGCGTTGCCGCGATGTCACGCCGCGGATTGCATAAAGCCTTCCTCGAGAATCTCGGCCGCACGCCCGGACAGGAGCTTCAGCGAATGCGCATTGAACGCGCAAAACGCCTGCTGACTGAGACGGACCAGAAGGTGGAGATTGTGGCGGGCATGTGCGGATTCCAAAGCGCCAATAGCTTCTGCGTCGCGTTCAAGCAGGCGTCGGGTGTCTCGCCGAAACAGTTCCGCACAGCCTCGTATCACTGA
- the shc gene encoding squalene--hopene cyclase, with amino-acid sequence MSAKSEQNRAGEALRPKVPQKSAGNYEDAIRRSQDYLLSIQKPEGFWVGELMVDSTLVSDMVAFHHWDDSVDPEWQRKAVNHIFSMQLPEGGWNIYHGGPSEVNATIKAYLALKLAGVPVTDPRMLRAREVALNLGGVPRMNTFSKLYLALLGLYPWEYVPTIPCEVLLIGKWFHVNFWDMSNWSRAMLVPLAIINHFKPTRPPRNRVNLDELYPLGFHERDLALPPDPDRFSLRNFFLWLDRLHKFAEVFAQNGIHPFRKQALKKAEQWMLERFEGSDGLAAIFPAMLNSIIALKALGYADDNPVLMREWKELKRLQHETENSVRIEPCFSPVWDTAIVAICLRESGIPADHPQMIAAGEWLMSKEIRFKGDWQYKNPTKVEPSGWVFEYENKWNPDVDDTAMVLLALRLVPTRDVKKRDECFQRGLKWMMAFQCKDGGWAAFDKDCTKNILEKVPFADHNAMLDPECADITARILELLGYENYSTRHPQIKDALAYIREQQEPDGSWYGRWGVNYIYGTWQVLRGLRALNIDMNQPWLLKARDWLESVQHDDGGWGERCNTYDDPVFKGRGPSTASQTAWALMGLCAFDDPHRASIRRGIDYLVRTQNAEGSWTEHETTGTGFPKVFYLKYDMYRNAWPLLALATYRKIFNRALEHSVGRNGENGLVAKPALTQTATTKVDH; translated from the coding sequence GTGTCTGCCAAGTCTGAACAGAATCGAGCGGGAGAGGCACTGCGGCCCAAAGTGCCGCAGAAAAGTGCCGGGAATTACGAGGACGCCATCCGGCGTTCGCAGGATTATTTGCTCTCGATTCAGAAACCCGAAGGTTTCTGGGTCGGAGAACTGATGGTTGACTCCACCCTGGTGTCGGACATGGTCGCATTCCACCACTGGGACGACAGCGTGGATCCGGAATGGCAGCGCAAGGCGGTCAACCACATCTTTTCCATGCAGTTGCCCGAGGGCGGCTGGAACATCTATCACGGCGGCCCCTCGGAGGTGAACGCCACGATCAAGGCTTACCTCGCACTCAAACTCGCGGGGGTGCCCGTTACAGATCCGCGCATGCTGCGCGCCCGCGAGGTCGCGTTGAACCTTGGCGGGGTGCCAAGGATGAACACCTTTTCCAAGCTTTATCTCGCGTTGCTTGGCCTTTACCCGTGGGAATACGTTCCCACGATCCCGTGTGAAGTGCTCCTGATCGGCAAGTGGTTCCACGTCAATTTCTGGGATATGAGCAATTGGTCGCGAGCCATGCTCGTGCCCCTTGCGATCATCAACCATTTCAAGCCCACGCGGCCTCCGCGCAACCGGGTGAACCTGGACGAACTCTACCCGCTTGGATTCCACGAGCGTGATCTTGCCCTCCCGCCCGATCCGGATCGCTTCTCATTGCGCAACTTCTTCCTGTGGCTGGACCGCCTGCACAAGTTTGCCGAGGTCTTCGCACAGAACGGCATTCACCCGTTCCGCAAGCAGGCCCTCAAAAAAGCCGAGCAATGGATGCTCGAACGCTTCGAGGGTTCCGATGGGCTCGCTGCGATTTTCCCTGCAATGCTGAACTCCATCATTGCGCTGAAGGCGTTGGGTTACGCCGACGACAACCCGGTCCTGATGCGCGAATGGAAGGAATTGAAGCGCCTGCAGCACGAAACAGAAAACAGCGTGCGCATCGAGCCGTGTTTCTCCCCCGTCTGGGATACCGCCATCGTTGCGATCTGCCTGCGCGAATCAGGAATTCCCGCCGATCATCCGCAGATGATCGCTGCCGGGGAATGGCTGATGTCCAAGGAAATCCGCTTCAAGGGGGACTGGCAGTACAAAAATCCCACCAAGGTCGAGCCGAGCGGCTGGGTGTTTGAATACGAAAACAAGTGGAACCCTGATGTCGATGACACCGCCATGGTGCTGCTCGCGCTGCGCCTGGTTCCAACCCGCGACGTCAAAAAACGCGACGAATGCTTTCAGCGCGGGTTGAAATGGATGATGGCCTTCCAATGCAAGGACGGCGGTTGGGCGGCGTTCGACAAGGATTGCACGAAGAACATTCTCGAGAAGGTTCCATTCGCAGATCACAACGCCATGCTCGATCCCGAGTGCGCTGACATCACGGCGCGCATCCTCGAACTCCTCGGATACGAGAACTACAGCACGCGTCATCCGCAAATCAAGGACGCGCTCGCCTATATCCGCGAGCAGCAGGAACCCGATGGCTCATGGTACGGCCGATGGGGCGTGAACTACATCTACGGAACCTGGCAGGTATTGCGCGGCTTGCGGGCTCTGAACATCGACATGAACCAGCCGTGGTTGCTCAAGGCCCGTGACTGGCTGGAAAGCGTGCAGCACGACGACGGCGGCTGGGGCGAACGCTGCAATACCTATGATGATCCTGTCTTCAAAGGCCGCGGCCCGAGCACGGCCTCGCAGACAGCCTGGGCGTTGATGGGCTTGTGCGCGTTTGATGACCCGCATCGCGCCAGTATCCGCCGCGGCATCGATTACCTGGTGCGCACGCAGAATGCGGAAGGCTCGTGGACGGAACACGAAACGACGGGCACAGGGTTCCCAAAGGTCTTTTATTTGAAGTACGACATGTATCGCAATGCATGGCCCCTGCTCGCGCTCGCAACTTATCGGAAGATTTTCAATCGCGCCCTGGAACACAGCGTTGGCCGCAATGGTGAAAATGGGCTCGTCGCAAAACCTGCACTGACACAAACCGCGACGACCAAGGTGGATCATTGA
- a CDS encoding quinone-dependent dihydroorotate dehydrogenase, whose protein sequence is MSWLYRNAVRPVLFTQDPEMVHNRTMHTLGWLSRHELALDAIRSFLGSPELPVDLFGLRFPNPVGLAAGMDKNAEAVPAWAAMGFGFTELGAATWHAQPGNPAPRVFRAVTENAIVNRMGFNNIGAEAIAEKLSACRRSGRWPKHPVGMNLGKSKITPLDKAPEDYASSFRVLRAHLDFFVVNVSSPNTPNLRQLQDKSALNDIFKAIQEINTPGNGPDFYKPILVKVAPDLSFEALDEILELVEPCRIAGIVATNTTISRPASADAMVKRIYAESGGLSGRPLTSRSTEVIRHLYRRSQGKVPIIGVGGIFSADDAWEKIQAGASLIQVYTGFVYEGPTLVRNLVRGLIEKLAARGETSLLAAVGSAAR, encoded by the coding sequence ATGAGCTGGCTGTATCGAAACGCAGTCCGGCCCGTGTTGTTCACCCAGGATCCGGAAATGGTCCATAACCGGACCATGCATACGCTCGGCTGGCTGAGCCGTCACGAGCTCGCGCTGGATGCGATCCGCTCTTTCCTTGGATCGCCCGAATTGCCGGTGGATCTGTTCGGTCTTCGGTTTCCAAACCCAGTCGGCCTCGCAGCGGGAATGGACAAAAATGCCGAAGCTGTCCCAGCCTGGGCCGCCATGGGATTTGGCTTCACAGAGCTCGGCGCCGCCACGTGGCATGCTCAACCGGGAAATCCAGCGCCCCGCGTATTCCGCGCCGTGACGGAAAACGCGATCGTTAACCGAATGGGCTTCAACAACATTGGAGCAGAAGCAATCGCGGAAAAACTCTCCGCCTGCCGTCGTTCGGGGCGCTGGCCGAAGCACCCCGTCGGCATGAACCTCGGGAAATCGAAGATTACTCCGCTCGATAAAGCGCCGGAAGATTACGCCAGTTCCTTCCGCGTGCTGAGGGCGCATCTCGACTTCTTCGTCGTCAATGTCAGTTCACCCAACACACCCAATCTCCGCCAGCTTCAGGATAAATCCGCGCTCAACGACATCTTCAAGGCCATCCAGGAAATCAACACGCCCGGGAATGGCCCCGATTTCTACAAACCCATCCTGGTCAAGGTCGCCCCGGATTTGTCGTTCGAGGCGCTCGATGAGATTCTTGAATTGGTTGAGCCGTGCCGAATTGCTGGGATTGTTGCCACCAACACTACCATTTCCCGCCCGGCCTCTGCAGATGCCATGGTGAAGAGGATTTACGCTGAATCAGGCGGATTGAGCGGGAGGCCCCTCACGTCACGGAGCACAGAGGTGATTCGGCACCTCTACCGGCGAAGCCAGGGCAAAGTCCCAATCATTGGAGTGGGTGGCATTTTCTCTGCCGACGACGCCTGGGAAAAAATTCAGGCGGGTGCATCCCTGATCCAGGTTTACACGGGCTTCGTCTACGAGGGCCCAACCCTGGTGCGCAATCTCGTCCGTGGCCTGATAGAGAAGCTGGCCGCGCGCGGGGAAACCTCGCTCCTGGCCGCGGTCGGCAGTGCCGCGCGGTAG